The Mucilaginibacter yixingensis genome window below encodes:
- a CDS encoding TonB-dependent receptor: MDIFIRSRQLLFYHFLLSALVLVPLFAEAQKEPPPTINSKLEGQVLDASNNQPLPGAVVAIQGTTHSVSTNIEGRFNFVTGQKYPYTLVITFIGYEKQEKIANGSPVTIYLKPETKQLNDVVVVGYGTQTRKSLISSVSSIKTDEVRDKPQATFAQQLQGKASGLQVSASTGIPGDGMFIRIRGTTSINASNDPLYVIDGVYVNSTSLQHITTQGQASSPLSDINPDDIESISVLKDADATAIYGARAANGVIVITTKRGKKNSSPKVNLSTYFGGAWAPKLWDLVTGPQHAELVNEFYRNSEADAIAAGNATAAATYKYQPFRALTDNPTATPAPRGLPQDQPTYDRLHEAFRTGFLQNYNASISGGNGGTTYYIGGGLNKQQADLKTDDYRRASFKVNIDQQIGSFLTVGTSNTLTQTYRTLARVGDGPQGGILQSALHTPTYLPEYNADGSPAKWAGFDNLQVLLNNTNMHSTSNRIISNVYGEAKLGKDFKFRTSWSIDFNNYNEFQYWNSLTNLGAANKNLGTSGVTNNTIWTDEQTLNYNHVFGKSTVGALVGNSLQGTVNTYTQAQGTSFPNDSFQQIQSAAVTTATGSETRSNLSSFFGRVNYNYASKYYIEASARYDGSSRFGANHQFGFFPSAGIAWRAKEEDFLKNVEAINDLKFRASIGVTGNQNGINDFASRGLWGAGANYLSSPGITAQQLANPDLKWESTRQSNIGIDLSLFNDRLTLSGDVYDKYTSNLLLNLPLSSSSGFTSILANAGEISNRGFEFSISSTNIKKDHFSWSTDFNFSRNVNKIEKLPTPVVAAYAAERMVQGQSMYTFYAYKQLYVDPQTGNAVYDDYDHDGKITSNDLEPVGNALPKFTAGLTNSFRYRAFDLSVFFNIVYGNKVYNNNDYFLEGGGTRDANRAMDTRQLERWQKPGDITDMPRLTALNNNYTLSPTTRNIEDGSFLRLDNATLGYTIPKSLTQRIGIASVRVYVTGTNLWLWTKYRGPDPEINVSSSQTVLGYDLGTPPLPRTIQAGANISF; the protein is encoded by the coding sequence ATGGACATATTTATCCGTAGCAGACAACTATTATTTTATCATTTTTTACTCTCAGCCCTTGTTTTAGTACCGCTTTTTGCCGAGGCCCAAAAAGAACCGCCACCCACTATTAACTCTAAACTGGAGGGTCAGGTACTGGATGCCAGTAACAACCAACCACTGCCCGGCGCAGTGGTAGCTATACAGGGAACCACTCACTCCGTATCAACCAACATAGAAGGCCGCTTTAATTTTGTAACCGGTCAGAAATATCCTTATACACTGGTTATTACTTTTATAGGATATGAGAAACAGGAGAAAATTGCCAACGGCAGCCCGGTAACCATCTACTTAAAACCCGAAACCAAACAGCTGAATGATGTGGTTGTGGTAGGTTACGGTACCCAAACCCGTAAATCGCTCATTAGCTCGGTAAGCAGTATTAAGACTGATGAGGTACGCGATAAACCGCAAGCCACCTTCGCCCAGCAATTACAGGGTAAAGCATCTGGTCTTCAGGTAAGTGCCTCTACCGGCATCCCGGGTGATGGTATGTTTATCCGCATCCGTGGTACCACTTCTATCAACGCCAGTAATGACCCGCTTTATGTAATTGACGGGGTATATGTAAACAGTACATCGCTGCAGCACATCACTACCCAGGGGCAGGCCAGCAGTCCGCTGTCTGACATTAATCCCGATGATATTGAGAGCATTTCTGTATTGAAGGATGCCGATGCAACTGCCATATACGGCGCCCGTGCTGCCAACGGTGTCATTGTAATTACCACCAAACGCGGTAAAAAGAACAGCTCGCCAAAGGTTAACCTGAGTACTTATTTCGGTGGAGCCTGGGCCCCTAAACTGTGGGATCTGGTAACCGGTCCGCAGCATGCGGAGCTGGTTAACGAGTTTTACCGTAACTCAGAGGCTGATGCTATTGCTGCCGGCAATGCCACCGCCGCCGCGACCTATAAATATCAACCCTTCCGCGCGCTGACTGATAACCCGACAGCCACACCTGCACCGCGCGGACTGCCGCAGGACCAGCCTACGTATGATCGACTGCATGAGGCTTTCCGCACCGGTTTCCTGCAAAACTATAACGCTTCTATTTCTGGCGGCAATGGTGGTACTACCTATTACATCGGTGGTGGCTTGAACAAACAACAGGCAGATTTAAAGACTGATGACTACCGCAGAGCCAGCTTCAAGGTAAATATCGATCAGCAGATTGGTAGTTTCCTGACAGTGGGAACCAGCAATACGCTTACCCAAACCTACCGTACCCTTGCCCGTGTGGGCGACGGGCCTCAAGGCGGTATCCTGCAATCGGCACTGCATACACCAACTTATCTGCCGGAGTATAATGCCGATGGTTCGCCCGCTAAATGGGCCGGTTTTGATAACCTGCAGGTATTGTTGAACAATACCAACATGCACTCAACCAGTAACCGCATCATCAGTAATGTTTATGGTGAAGCTAAGCTGGGTAAAGACTTTAAATTCCGCACCAGCTGGAGCATTGACTTTAATAACTATAACGAGTTTCAGTACTGGAACAGTTTAACCAATCTGGGTGCAGCTAATAAAAACCTCGGTACATCAGGCGTAACTAATAATACCATCTGGACCGATGAGCAGACGCTAAACTATAACCACGTATTTGGTAAAAGCACCGTTGGCGCTTTAGTGGGTAACTCTCTACAGGGGACAGTTAACACCTACACCCAGGCTCAGGGTACCAGCTTCCCGAATGATTCTTTTCAACAGATCCAGTCGGCGGCGGTTACAACAGCAACCGGGAGCGAAACGCGTTCAAACCTGTCGTCATTTTTTGGCCGGGTAAACTATAACTATGCTAGCAAATATTATATAGAGGCCAGCGCCCGTTATGACGGCTCTTCGCGTTTTGGTGCTAACCATCAGTTTGGTTTCTTTCCTTCTGCCGGCATTGCCTGGCGCGCAAAAGAGGAAGATTTCCTGAAGAATGTTGAGGCCATCAACGATCTGAAATTCCGTGCCAGCATTGGTGTTACGGGTAATCAGAATGGTATTAATGATTTTGCATCGCGCGGCTTGTGGGGTGCAGGTGCCAACTACCTGAGCAGTCCTGGTATTACCGCCCAGCAACTGGCCAATCCGGATTTGAAATGGGAGAGTACCCGTCAGTCTAACATCGGTATTGATCTGAGCTTATTTAATGATCGTTTAACCTTGAGCGGCGATGTGTATGATAAATACACCAGCAACCTGCTGTTAAATCTGCCATTGTCATCAAGCAGTGGCTTTACCTCAATCCTGGCTAATGCCGGCGAGATCAGCAACCGTGGTTTTGAGTTCAGCATCAGCAGTACTAACATCAAGAAAGACCATTTCTCATGGAGTACCGATTTCAACTTCTCACGCAACGTCAACAAAATTGAAAAACTGCCAACGCCGGTAGTTGCTGCCTATGCTGCCGAACGCATGGTACAAGGGCAGTCAATGTACACCTTCTATGCCTACAAACAATTGTACGTAGATCCGCAAACAGGTAACGCTGTTTATGACGACTACGATCATGATGGCAAGATCACGTCAAATGATCTGGAACCGGTGGGCAACGCACTGCCTAAATTTACAGCCGGTCTAACCAACAGTTTCCGTTACCGTGCCTTTGACCTGTCGGTGTTTTTTAACATTGTTTATGGTAACAAGGTCTACAATAACAACGACTATTTTCTGGAAGGCGGCGGTACGCGTGATGCCAATCGCGCCATGGATACCCGTCAGCTAGAACGCTGGCAAAAACCAGGCGACATTACCGATATGCCACGCCTCACAGCGCTGAACAATAACTACACGCTGAGCCCTACTACCCGCAATATTGAGGATGGCTCTTTCCTGCGCCTGGATAACGCCACGCTAGGTTATACAATACCTAAAAGCCTTACTCAGCGCATTGGCATTGCATCAGTGCGGGTATATGTAACCGGCACAAATCTGTGGCTGTGGACCAAATACAGAGGTCCGGACCCGGAGATCAACGTGTCATCATCGCAAACCGTGCTGGGCTATGATTTGGGCACACCGCCGTTGCCGCGCACCATTCAGGCCGGCGCTAATATTTCTTTCTAA
- a CDS encoding RagB/SusD family nutrient uptake outer membrane protein — MKKAISILSVLLIFSSCKKYLEVQPQLQVDQSQAIVDAGTAATAANGLLNTLASNSYYGSNFQALSYLSGGDIQWTGSQADPSEITKHITSATNGYVQSAWTAIYKTISQANYVLDKVPGIKDPLFTTAQRNQYLGEAYFIRALAYFDLARGWGGVQLVLKPTYSSTDNTNIPRSSLADTYAQVLKDLNAAEALVPTTLNRNRVSVKTVQALKARYYLYQKQWADAEQYATLVINDTNYGLVSPYSSFFANNAVATKESVFELAYSSSNTNGHSNWWLPPALGGRREWAPNDALVALLNDPTVGGNRSALIARTAAPGNLWYGQMYYRTPVGTDPAYVIRIAELYFIRSEARAYQGKLIGTGSAQEDLNAVRARAGILPSTAATLSDILLALEKERQVEFPFESDRWFNLVRTDRAQTVLSLPDKHLYLFPIPYNETLVDPNLAGTNRNPGY; from the coding sequence ATGAAAAAAGCAATTTCGATATTATCAGTCCTGCTCATCTTCAGCTCCTGCAAAAAATACCTGGAGGTGCAGCCGCAACTACAGGTAGACCAGTCGCAGGCCATTGTTGATGCCGGTACGGCTGCCACCGCTGCCAACGGTTTGCTTAATACGCTGGCCAGCAATAGTTACTATGGTTCAAACTTCCAGGCGCTATCTTATTTATCTGGTGGTGATATTCAGTGGACCGGCTCGCAGGCCGATCCGAGTGAGATTACCAAGCATATCACCTCGGCAACCAATGGCTACGTACAGTCGGCGTGGACGGCTATTTATAAAACCATTTCGCAAGCCAACTATGTTTTAGACAAGGTACCGGGTATTAAAGATCCATTATTTACCACGGCTCAACGTAACCAATATCTGGGTGAGGCCTACTTCATCCGTGCGCTGGCCTATTTTGATTTGGCTCGCGGTTGGGGAGGCGTACAGTTGGTACTGAAGCCAACCTATTCGTCAACAGATAATACCAACATCCCGCGCAGCAGCCTGGCCGATACTTATGCTCAGGTGCTGAAAGACCTGAACGCAGCAGAAGCACTGGTGCCTACAACGCTGAACCGTAACCGGGTTAGTGTTAAAACCGTACAGGCGCTCAAGGCCCGTTACTACCTGTACCAGAAACAATGGGCCGATGCTGAGCAATACGCAACGCTGGTTATCAATGATACCAATTATGGTTTGGTATCGCCATATAGCAGCTTTTTTGCCAACAACGCGGTGGCTACCAAAGAGTCGGTTTTTGAGCTGGCTTACTCGTCATCAAACACTAACGGGCACAGCAACTGGTGGTTGCCGCCGGCGCTGGGTGGCCGACGTGAGTGGGCACCTAATGATGCGCTTGTTGCCTTGTTGAATGATCCGACAGTAGGTGGCAACCGCAGTGCGCTGATTGCCCGGACTGCAGCCCCGGGTAACCTGTGGTATGGCCAAATGTATTACCGTACGCCGGTGGGTACAGATCCGGCTTATGTTATCCGTATTGCGGAGCTGTACTTTATCCGTTCTGAGGCCCGCGCTTACCAGGGCAAGCTGATAGGTACCGGCAGTGCACAGGAAGATCTGAACGCAGTGCGTGCCCGTGCAGGCATTTTGCCAAGCACTGCGGCAACGCTGAGCGATATCCTATTGGCGCTGGAAAAAGAACGCCAGGTAGAATTTCCTTTTGAGAGCGACCGCTGGTTTAACCTGGTGCGTACAGACAGGGCACAAACAGTATTGAGTTTACCTGATAAGCATCTGTACCTGTTCCCAATCCCTTACAACGAAACGCTGGTAGACCCTAATCTGGCCGGTACTAACAGAAACCCTGGTTATTAA
- a CDS encoding cyanophycinase: MKKLTSLLVLMAAGLMAFAQQSPITVKKSPTRHGPEKGSLLIIGGNVGSQRDIWDKFTELAGGKDKAFVVVVTTAAGDSAAFDQKAVDEVKKQTGIKNAVLLHTSDFKEANSEKFIAPIKKATAVYFEGGRQWHIADSYLNTLTHQAFIDLLDRGGVIAGSSAGASIIGSFLWRGDTKGAQVEIGDHTQGLGFLKNSAIDQHILVRNREFALVDFIRKAPQLIGLGLNEATAVLVQRDTLQVLGKSYVAIYDYNTIINNGEKHVVNNREDFTASNGPFFFLGAGQKYDLAKRQVIQEPRRNKNNNVAKTESSN, translated from the coding sequence ATGAAAAAATTAACAAGTTTATTGGTTTTAATGGCTGCAGGGCTGATGGCCTTTGCGCAACAATCGCCTATCACGGTTAAAAAATCGCCAACCCGCCACGGGCCAGAGAAGGGCAGTCTGCTCATCATTGGCGGTAACGTTGGTTCTCAGCGCGATATCTGGGACAAGTTTACCGAGCTGGCCGGTGGTAAAGACAAAGCCTTTGTGGTAGTGGTAACCACTGCTGCGGGTGATTCGGCCGCTTTTGATCAGAAAGCGGTGGATGAGGTGAAGAAACAAACCGGCATCAAAAATGCCGTGCTGCTACACACCAGCGATTTTAAAGAAGCTAACAGCGAGAAATTCATCGCTCCTATAAAAAAAGCTACCGCTGTTTACTTTGAAGGCGGCCGCCAATGGCACATTGCCGATTCATACCTCAATACGCTTACCCATCAGGCATTTATTGACCTGTTGGACAGGGGTGGGGTAATTGCCGGTAGCTCTGCGGGCGCCAGCATCATCGGCTCGTTTTTGTGGCGTGGTGATACCAAAGGTGCGCAGGTAGAAATTGGCGATCATACCCAGGGACTGGGCTTCCTTAAAAACTCGGCTATAGACCAGCACATCCTTGTGCGCAACCGCGAGTTTGCTTTGGTTGATTTTATCCGCAAGGCACCGCAGTTAATCGGTTTGGGTTTGAACGAAGCTACCGCCGTCTTGGTACAGCGCGATACGTTGCAGGTGCTGGGCAAATCATACGTAGCTATTTATGATTACAACACTATTATTAATAATGGCGAAAAGCACGTGGTGAATAACCGCGAAGATTTTACGGCATCAAACGGGCCATTTTTCTTCCTGGGCGCCGGGCAAAAGTATGATCTGGCTAAACGCCAGGTAATACAGGAGCCGCGACGTAATAAAAACAATAACGTAGCAAAAACAGAATCAAGTAATTAA
- a CDS encoding NAD(P)/FAD-dependent oxidoreductase, with protein sequence MSINKQHTDYDAVVVGSGPNGLAAAITLQQRGLSVLLIEGKDQIGGGLRTEELTLPGYRHDVCSAIHPMAAASPFFETLPLGEHGLEWIYPELPAAHPFDDGTAASLQTSLVNTAVSLGVDRDAYLKLLQPLVKSWPGMAKDVLGPLSIPGRPLDMAAFGIKALQPATQLSKVFKTEAAKGLFAGMAAHSIQPLGNMATSAIALVLMANGHLKGWPIPKGGSQNIASALASYFTSMGGKIETGRYISKLEQLPSARAVLFDVTPKQLLGIAGHQFSNIYKWQLERYRYGMGVFKIDWALAEPIPFCALDVRRAGTVHIGGTLKEIVRTEAETAHGHHPEKPFVLLAQQSLFDATRAPEGRHTGWAYCHVPHGSRKDMTEIIEKQVERFAPGFRERILARHTFDTGKLQAYNTNYIGGDINGGIIDIRQLFTRPALRRSPYRTSAKGIYLCSSSTPPGGGVHGMCGYNAAQRVLKDIFKN encoded by the coding sequence GTGAGTATTAATAAACAACATACTGATTACGATGCAGTAGTGGTAGGCAGCGGTCCGAATGGGCTGGCTGCTGCCATTACCTTACAGCAACGCGGTCTGTCGGTCTTACTCATTGAAGGTAAAGACCAGATAGGCGGTGGCCTGCGCACCGAAGAACTCACATTGCCGGGGTACCGGCATGATGTATGCTCGGCCATTCACCCGATGGCGGCGGCCTCACCTTTTTTTGAAACGCTGCCGTTAGGTGAGCATGGTCTGGAATGGATCTATCCCGAACTGCCTGCCGCCCATCCGTTTGATGATGGCACCGCGGCATCACTCCAAACATCGCTGGTTAATACCGCGGTATCGCTGGGAGTAGACCGAGATGCTTATTTGAAGCTGTTGCAGCCGTTGGTAAAAAGCTGGCCGGGTATGGCTAAAGATGTACTTGGTCCACTAAGTATTCCAGGAAGGCCATTGGATATGGCGGCTTTCGGTATAAAAGCTCTACAACCAGCCACACAACTGTCCAAAGTATTTAAAACCGAGGCAGCCAAAGGGCTTTTTGCCGGTATGGCGGCGCACAGCATACAACCGCTGGGCAACATGGCTACGTCGGCCATTGCACTGGTGTTGATGGCTAACGGGCATTTAAAAGGCTGGCCCATACCCAAAGGTGGCTCGCAAAACATCGCATCGGCGCTGGCGTCCTATTTTACATCAATGGGAGGGAAAATTGAAACAGGCAGATACATCAGCAAGCTGGAACAACTGCCATCGGCCCGGGCGGTGTTGTTTGATGTTACCCCCAAACAGCTGCTTGGCATAGCTGGTCATCAGTTCTCTAATATCTATAAATGGCAACTGGAACGCTATCGTTACGGTATGGGGGTATTTAAGATTGATTGGGCGCTGGCCGAACCTATTCCGTTCTGCGCGTTGGACGTGCGGCGGGCGGGCACGGTGCACATTGGCGGCACGCTAAAAGAAATTGTGCGTACCGAAGCCGAGACGGCCCATGGTCATCACCCTGAAAAGCCTTTTGTGCTGCTGGCTCAGCAAAGTTTGTTTGATGCTACCCGCGCACCCGAAGGCCGCCACACCGGGTGGGCCTATTGCCATGTACCCCACGGCTCGCGCAAGGATATGACAGAGATTATTGAAAAACAGGTGGAACGTTTTGCCCCAGGCTTCCGCGAGCGCATACTGGCACGGCACACGTTTGACACCGGCAAACTGCAGGCTTATAACACCAACTACATAGGCGGCGATATCAATGGCGGTATTATAGATATCCGTCAGTTGTTTACCCGCCCGGCATTGCGCCGATCGCCTTACCGAACATCGGCTAAGGGGATTTATCTGTGCTCGTCATCAACACCTCCGGGAGGCGGCGTGCATGGTATGTGTGGTTATAACGCAGCGCAGCGGGTACTTAAAGACATTTTTAAAAACTAA
- a CDS encoding YeiH family protein produces MAENINLKVVESTANPEIAPAKKNTFTSLTEDWWAVILGLGIVAVAYIFYLSGSSISWIAVAPGKWSSFSQLANQVGKDGVRYLALFGVLLLLFTIVTTRIGQKPRHFIPAFTFVFAISTIIYVLGSWDQASKYTLEPPLVALALGLLIANIAKLPRWFDAGFRVEFYIKLGIILLGATLPFTLIIWAGPVAILQASLVSLATFLTIFFVGRKLGLDRRLAAVLGAGGAVCGVSASIAIAGSVRAKKEHPPVAISLVVVYAIIMIFVLPIVCRVLRLPAGIGGAWIGTSEFADAAGLAAAQSYGGLTGGHLGIAGTADQAVAAYTLIKVIGRDIWIGIWAFVLALISVTYWEPAETTSKVQVSQIWLRFPKFVIGFLVASILTSLIIHGNTLAEYNKIVKPALILPITALRTWAFTFSFFSIGLTTRFRELAAAGSKPVIAFTAGVVVNVILGYILSVIVFGHYWSAIVTH; encoded by the coding sequence ATGGCAGAAAATATAAACCTGAAGGTAGTCGAATCTACGGCCAATCCAGAAATCGCTCCGGCAAAAAAGAATACTTTCACATCCCTCACTGAAGACTGGTGGGCGGTGATTTTGGGTCTTGGTATTGTTGCCGTGGCTTATATATTTTACCTCTCTGGTTCCAGCATATCGTGGATTGCAGTAGCACCCGGCAAATGGTCAAGCTTTTCGCAACTGGCAAATCAGGTTGGTAAAGACGGCGTCAGATATTTGGCCCTATTCGGGGTACTGCTGCTGCTTTTCACTATTGTAACAACACGCATCGGGCAAAAGCCAAGGCATTTTATTCCGGCTTTCACATTTGTGTTTGCTATATCCACTATCATTTATGTATTGGGCAGCTGGGATCAGGCCAGCAAGTACACGCTTGAACCGCCTTTGGTGGCGCTCGCCCTAGGCTTGTTGATTGCTAACATAGCCAAATTACCCCGGTGGTTTGATGCCGGTTTCAGGGTGGAGTTTTATATTAAGTTGGGCATTATTTTATTGGGTGCAACGCTGCCTTTTACCTTAATTATCTGGGCAGGGCCGGTAGCTATTTTGCAAGCCTCCCTTGTATCACTGGCCACATTCCTTACTATATTTTTTGTGGGTCGTAAACTTGGACTTGATCGTCGTTTAGCCGCGGTATTAGGTGCTGGTGGGGCTGTGTGCGGTGTGTCTGCATCAATTGCCATCGCCGGGTCTGTTCGTGCTAAAAAAGAGCATCCGCCAGTGGCCATTAGCCTGGTGGTGGTTTATGCCATCATTATGATTTTTGTGCTGCCGATAGTTTGCCGTGTGCTCAGGCTGCCTGCGGGTATTGGCGGCGCCTGGATTGGTACTTCGGAGTTTGCTGACGCCGCAGGACTGGCCGCCGCACAATCATACGGTGGCTTGACTGGTGGTCATCTGGGTATAGCCGGTACGGCAGATCAAGCGGTTGCCGCTTATACACTTATTAAAGTTATTGGTCGCGATATTTGGATAGGTATCTGGGCATTTGTTTTGGCCTTGATCTCGGTTACTTACTGGGAACCGGCCGAAACTACTTCAAAAGTGCAGGTTAGCCAGATCTGGTTACGCTTCCCCAAGTTTGTGATCGGCTTTTTGGTGGCATCTATACTCACCTCGTTAATTATACATGGCAATACACTGGCTGAGTACAACAAAATAGTAAAGCCGGCTTTGATACTGCCTATCACTGCTTTGCGTACCTGGGCTTTTACCTTTAGTTTCTTCAGTATCGGGTTAACTACCCGCTTCCGCGAATTAGCCGCGGCGGGCAGCAAACCTGTAATTGCATTTACAGCCGGAGTGGTGGTCAATGTAATTCTGGGTTATATACTATCGGTAATTGTTTTCGGGCATTATTGGTCTGCCATTGTAACACATTAA
- a CDS encoding c-type cytochrome — translation MASSLADTTKWPPHFGFGHAATEQEIKLWDIDIRPDGLGLPSGSGTVAQGKAVYVVKCAACHGMEGRELPGVKLPAPALVSDTLAGSRPKTIGNYWPYATTVFDYIRRTMPYNLPGSLNDNEVYSLTAYLLSANQIISPNTIINAQTLPAVVMPAKKLYVRDDRKGGKEVK, via the coding sequence ATGGCAAGCAGTTTAGCTGATACCACCAAATGGCCACCGCATTTTGGCTTTGGTCATGCAGCTACCGAGCAGGAAATTAAGCTTTGGGATATCGATATCCGTCCTGATGGTTTGGGCCTGCCGTCTGGTAGCGGTACAGTTGCTCAGGGAAAGGCTGTTTATGTGGTGAAATGTGCGGCCTGCCATGGTATGGAGGGGCGCGAGCTGCCCGGTGTTAAGTTGCCTGCTCCGGCCCTGGTTAGCGATACACTGGCAGGCAGCAGACCAAAAACCATAGGTAATTACTGGCCTTACGCCACTACCGTGTTTGATTATATACGCCGTACGATGCCTTATAATCTGCCGGGTTCTTTGAATGATAATGAGGTGTATAGTTTAACGGCTTATCTGTTAAGTGCCAATCAGATTATCAGCCCCAATACGATAATCAATGCGCAAACTTTGCCGGCGGTGGTAATGCCGGCAAAGAAGTTATATGTCCGCGATGACCGCAAAGGCGGCAAAGAAGTGAAATAA
- the soxC gene encoding sulfite dehydrogenase, translating to MEEKDKKSSGNISRRALLGGALATAILPVSSAFAKYVQVGAPIDDPTKKLGPGPGKLGKRSPFEQPLKKPSDISSRTPLQDLYSTITPADLHFERHHAGVPTIDPAKYELLIHGMVDKPMKFTLHDLKRFPSVTRTCFLECAGNFRSGSEQLTPQDILGLTSQSEWTGIMLSTLLREVGVQPKASWFLAEGGDAAVMTRSIPVSKAWDDAMIVYAQNGEAIRPEQGYPARLLLPGWEGNMNIKWLRRLEFADEPWFTREETSKYTYPVKDRIRYFSFEMDARSIITYPVFPQKVERGWIEIRGIAWSGRGKVLKVEVSTDAGKSWNTANLQEPVLSKAHTYFRYLWYWNGDATEIASRVIDETGYTQPTLKQLAEARGTAIGGYHMNPITAWQIRPDGSVLFYPEKV from the coding sequence ATGGAAGAGAAAGATAAAAAGTCATCCGGTAATATTAGTAGGCGGGCATTGCTTGGCGGTGCATTGGCTACTGCTATTTTACCGGTGAGCAGTGCTTTTGCCAAATACGTACAGGTGGGCGCACCCATTGATGATCCGACCAAAAAGTTGGGGCCAGGACCCGGTAAGTTGGGTAAACGTTCACCTTTTGAACAACCATTAAAGAAACCTTCAGACATATCATCGCGCACGCCGCTGCAGGATCTATATAGTACCATTACGCCGGCCGATCTGCATTTTGAGCGGCACCATGCCGGCGTACCTACTATTGATCCGGCAAAATATGAGTTGTTGATACACGGTATGGTTGATAAGCCAATGAAATTTACACTGCATGATCTGAAAAGATTTCCATCTGTAACACGTACCTGTTTTTTGGAATGTGCCGGAAATTTTCGGAGCGGAAGTGAACAGCTGACACCGCAGGATATTTTAGGCCTCACCAGCCAGAGCGAATGGACCGGCATTATGCTATCAACCTTGCTGCGCGAAGTTGGTGTTCAGCCCAAGGCCTCCTGGTTTTTAGCCGAAGGTGGCGATGCGGCAGTGATGACGCGCAGCATCCCTGTAAGTAAAGCCTGGGACGATGCCATGATTGTTTATGCGCAGAACGGGGAAGCCATCCGTCCTGAGCAAGGTTATCCTGCTCGTTTACTGTTGCCCGGTTGGGAAGGCAACATGAATATCAAATGGCTGCGCAGATTAGAATTTGCAGACGAACCCTGGTTTACCCGCGAGGAAACTTCAAAATACACCTATCCGGTAAAAGATCGTATCCGTTACTTTAGTTTTGAGATGGATGCCCGTTCTATCATTACCTATCCGGTGTTTCCGCAGAAAGTGGAACGTGGCTGGATAGAAATACGCGGCATTGCCTGGAGCGGGAGAGGGAAGGTGTTAAAAGTAGAAGTGAGTACCGATGCGGGCAAAAGCTGGAACACCGCCAACTTACAAGAGCCTGTATTAAGTAAAGCGCACACTTATTTTCGTTACTTATGGTACTGGAATGGTGATGCCACAGAAATAGCCAGCCGGGTAATTGATGAAACCGGCTATACACAGCCTACATTAAAACAACTTGCCGAAGCCCGCGGTACCGCTATAGGCGGATATCATATGAACCCGATTACCGCCTGGCAAATACGGCCCGATGGCAGCGTTTTATTTTATCCGGAAAAGGTTTAA